The DNA window TCTCCTGATTGGCACGATCCTGTGAGAGCAGGCATGCGCAAATGGCTTCAGCGAAAGTCCCCCGCACTAGCACCAGATGCGATTCCGTTCGCAGACTTCTTCCAATTGACACTGATGCTCCAGCTTGAAGTGTTTGTCGATGGCTTTATCTCTAACCTTCCCGACGTCCTACGAAAGCTTCgtgtggaggaggatgagcaaCGCCAATCCAGCCAGACTCACGAGCAGGATCTCGATCTCGAAAGATTCTTGTTGGTCATTGCGTACGCTTATGAGGGCCGACCCGATGCTGCTATGAATTTTTGGTCCGATCCAGACAGTAACCTGGCTGGCTTCATGCATTGGGCTTCTCGTAGAGCGTCAACACCTCTGGTAACAGCTTTCTGCGAGATGCTTCAGGCTATTTCAGAAAATGAGGAGTGCGCTTCTGCCGCACACGAATTCTTGATGGATGAGGGCCATCATTCATCCGGGAAGATGAGAAAATCGCAGTCTTTAACATGGGCACAAATCTTCAGGGAGCtagacttcttctctgccaaaATACGGCAGAAGCCAACACCGCCCCAGACAATTCGTTATCGAAATGAAAAGATGAGCAGTGATCAAGCAGAGACCGAGCCAGAATCGGCCATGATGCTTGAATGCTACCTTCGATTAATCTCAAAGCTGGCCAGCGAAAGCGAGATAACCAGACAGTTTCTCCTTCACAATCCCAACTATAGCCTGGTTGAAACATTGTATGAACTCGCAAGCAGTCCCATCCCCCCGCGTTTACGCGGCTGTACCTTTATGGCTCTACGTGCTTTGATGGCACGAAAGTCGCTTCAGGAGGGCATTCTTATGTGGAATTGCCTCGATACCTGGATTACAGGAGGGTACGCTTCTCATCCAATCACTCGCCAAGCTCAGCAATCACCAATTGTCTCTATGGACCGTATCTTTGACGAGATTAGCAGTGGTTTTGAGGACCCCGAGTCTTTTATTCAACTCCTCCTTTCTCTTATATCTCCAGCCATCGATAGCAGTCCCCTCAATGATGGATTGCCGTTCCCTGAGAATCTCGGTTCAGCTTCCCGTATGCCTGGTATTGAGGTTTATGTCGACTTCGTGATGGGACTGGTTTTTGCTACCAAGGCAAATGACCTTCAAGATGTGAACCAAACTCGCGTTCTTCGCCTTAGCTGCCTAGAGTTTATCTTGGTCTGCCTCAACACATTCAACGAAGATCTTATTATCATGGCTAATGAAACAAACATCAACGTCGATGGAGTCATCGCAACTACCGACCTGGCAACCTATGTCCGCATGCATCCTTTTGCCAGAGTGATGGAATGGATGTTTAACGACAAAGTCATGGCTGCTCTATTCAACACAATCCATCAAGAGCCCGTAGATGTTGGGAATGCTGCACCGGACTCGCCCCTTATTCTTGGCATCTTACGTGCCGTCGAGGTTATTAGCAAGGTCCTTGACCTCCAAGCCACCTATCTCGAGCTTGTTCGGCCCATCATCAAACTCCAGTCAAACCAGCGCCGGCCTCCTGTATCGAACGCCGCATTTGCCTCATTTGAAGATGGCCTGGTAACTCGATTGAATCTTGTTGTTGACCTGGGCAACTACTGTGGCATCGGACACCCAGACCTTACTCTTGCATGCCTAAAGTTGCTCGAGAagatgtcttcttcgtcgaaAATTACTGCTGTCTGGTCAGGCTCTAATCGTCAAATGCACCGTAACAAGGCTATTGTGGCCTTGGAGGCAAACGGTGAACACGAAGCCATATCCCGATCATTTGTCTCGGAATTGATAACCCCTCTCGAAATTGGGCGTGAGGCAGACTCTCCAGCTTATGTCACCAAAATTTACATCCTCGACTTCCTATATCAATGCCTACAAGAGACGCCCCGCAAGCCGACGATTGCACACTTGCTTCTCGGCTTCAAGTGCGGCATTGACTCTCTGTCCGTGGATGTTAAGGGCGCTTTCGCTTCGAGAACTTCTCTCTTCCACACCTTGTTAAGACTACTCTTGGAGGCTCCCTCTGGCGATGCCCAAGGAATGCGACAGTGGCTCATCGCTATCAAATCACGTGTGATGCGCATTCTACACATCCTTTGGAGTTCGCCCCTATCTGCACCTGTTGTGGTCGAGGAACTTCGTGAGAATGAGATCCTCTTCCACCTTTTGTTGCGCGAAACAGTCATCAATCCTGATCTCTCCTGGGAAGGTGAGAATGTCGCCATGGTGCAGTTCCCTGTGACAGATGGTGCTGTGGCTTTAATCGACTTCTTGTCTCTCCGAAGTATGGGCTTGGAATACATTGCTATGGAGCTTTGTAGCATAGCTCAGAACCGTATGCCCAGCGTGAAGCGCCGCATCTTTGAGGCACTAAATGGTCAGATTATTGGAGAGGGAAACACACCTATACCGATTCCAACTATTTTCGACCTCTATGACTTCCTCCTCCCAGAGGGCGTTTGGGAGATCCCATTGCCCCCTCTTcaatactataaaaatatcGATCTCTCAGCCTGTCTAGAGAACGACGCGGACTCCAACCCAATCTACAATCTCGAGCGTGTTAAAGAAGTTCTGCTTCTGAAACGAggtgaagctcaaggatcgGGAGCATTGGTTGCAGCTCAGGATCTAGCTGCTATCGAACGCGAAGAGGGCATGATAATAGAATATCTTATTTCTTCAAATCGGCAGAAGCAGCTCACTACACAGAGCCTCAAGGTGCTGAAGACATGGACGAAACTTTTACTCGTTATGATCGAGTCGAACGACTTCAAGGGTTCAGCACAAACCTCTTTTTTCCTCCAGGCCCTACAATCGATTCTACCCAGCTTAGAAGCATTTGCTTCGGAACGGCCAGATGAGGCTTTCGAGCTTGCCCGGCTGGCCAAGGTCTTactcttcaagcttgaccTCTCAGCGTCAGCAGACGACAAGCAAGGCTCAGCCATTGGTAATCTCGTGAGTGACAAACTCTTTCAACTTTTCCAGATCTGCTTGCAAGCCATCGGCAAGTGGGCTGGAACCCCGGAGTTGAGATCCGTTTACTATGGTATCTGCTACCGCTACCTGACTGGCATGGCTGATCAAGGATCTCTGATCTCGAATCGTCCTAAGACTATCAAGACGATCCAAGTGTATGGTGAGCGCTTGATAAATGTTATCTGCGATGATGCCTACGGTGGTGAAGCTCAATGCCAGACAGCGGCATTGATCCTACTCAACGCTCTCGTAAGCCTAGGTCGTCAGGAGAGTGATGACCATGTCGTGGAGACTCTCAACCGACTCAATTTCATTGGTGTCATGGTGGATTCTTTGCGAAATATTATGCAAGAGTGGCATGAAGTCTTCACATCAGGTACGTTTTTGTTTGCTTCCTTGCCGAAACTACTGCTGACTCTTTCTTTCAGGCACCTCTGAGCAGCAGAATTACCAGAATGCTCGTCTTGCTTTactccttgagcttgcgcAGACACGATCTGGGGCCAAGTACATCATCCATTCCAACCTTTTCCGGTCACTTGAGGATTCAGGTCTCTTCGGAGCAGATCCCGAGCTTCAAATAAACAACACCAACCCTCGTGCTCTTGAGCAACACTATGGCCTTCTTGCCCAAGTCGTGCGCATTATCGGTGCCGCCCTTGTCTCTCGCGGTAGCCACAACGTGGTGCAGGGTCGCAAGTTCCTCACAGAGCATCGGATGCTCGTCACCCATACCCTTAAACGAAGCGCGGGTATCGGAAGCGGCAACGCGGATGAGGGCCTGGATCAAAATATTGAGGAGTTGGCTGAAGGGCTAATGGTTATCATCGCAGCGACACGGTTCCTTGAGGTAACGCTTGCTCACTCCCTGAGATACACAACCAAGCAACTAACAAACTTGCAGTTCGAGAATGAAGTCCTTCCTGAGCCAAAGCAGCAGAGCCACGGTCTCTTCCACTAAGCCAGTCtaagagaaggagaggcgccctagttataatttacGATGACATAAAGGAATGTGTGTCGAGATGGGATATAAGCTGTAGACTTAGGCGGCGTTGACAGGATAGCGTGGAATGGAATATGCGTTGAGTGTGGTTTAGTCTGTATCGGTGAGATAATCAATCACGTTAGTACCAGGACAAGACATGAAAAGCGACCTCCCTGTTGATTTTACCTGTTGTCAGTCTAAGCGCATGGTGGGATGGATATGCTTTGAACAAATGAATTGTGCATACTCTGACATCTCACAAGTCGGTTCAGAATCACTGCCTCAAATATTCGACACTTGAGGTCGGCACAAAGCAAATCAAATTGTATCAGAGGTCTAAAGTCTATGCGCCATATACTGTTGCCTAAACACCAAATGGTTAACTCTATGGATGAGTCTCTGTGTCCTTTCCATGGGTACGGCACGATACGTATATCCCTCACCAACCTAGTTACTCCGAGTGCGCCATTTCCTGAGCGACGCAACAACCGTAGTCGCGTATTAAATCAATGCAGTCCTATGTTCTCCTTATCCATGTAAATGCTGGGTATCTTTATCTGACGCCCCAAAGTGACCCGCCCGCCGTAACGTTAAAGAAGAAAACACTATATAAGCCATGAGGGCATGTGGCGGTTAGCACAGTCCCGTACCTGTGACGAGTTCCAAGTATCCACGGATTTCGATTAAACGGAGAGCCACGTAGCAACAACGACGGTGCATTAGAGCCAGCCATCAAACTCTGAACCAAGTGCTCAACTGCGCCATGAGTTCAGAGAATCGCAGCACTCGCCCATTGTAGATGTTTGTCGATCACATCAAGACAGCGTATTGGCCTTGCGCTTTCCTTTCCGTGTGGCAGTCATGAGCTTCAGTTCAAGGGGCCAGTATCCCTTGGTCTTGCTATTATAGCTCTCTCGAGGCTTCATGTCAAGTTTTTGACGGCACATGGGACACTTTCCTTTGGTGACGTCGACATGAAGAGACTGGTGCAAGCAAGAAGCACAATATAGATGACCTGGGGCTATGTTAGGATCTTACATGagtcttcttcaacaccagaaGCGAAATTACTCACCACAATGTGTGACTGTCAGGTTGGAGCAGTCGTCCATACAGATGACACATTGAAAGGCAGCAAGCTTGACGCGATCATCCTTTTCTGGCTTCCGGACTTCCTCGAACACTTCGTTGGTCTCGGTCAGATCGATGGTATCGAATTCGGGCTTGGCTTCAATGTCGATGGGGGAACGAGTAGGGCTTGTGCCGAATGGCTCTTCAACATCCATGTCTTTTCTAGTTGCGGGTGACTTTTTCTGTCTCGACGTGGGCCGCGAGGGGGCCGCGGGCGCAGCAGTCGTCGATGTTCGTCGTCGCTTACTCGCGTGCGCTGAACCAGTTCGAGCAGCCGCGGCTGTGGTACTCCGCCGAGTTGTGGGCGGCATAGCTTCGGAGAAGGAGCTTGCGGGGCTGTCAAAGAAGAGGTCGTTCTCCTCGAGGGAATCGAAAACAGGCAGTGATGCTTGAGATTCGCCAGTAGAGTTGCTAGCCGAGGAGAGCTGGGTTGTTGTTCGCTCAGGGCCGAAAGGGTGAAGGATGCAGTTGGTGGACGATAGTTCTCGTGGAGCAGCAGTGGCCGTTGTATTTGTAGTGGCGTTGGTGGATGCGGCGGTGTTGCGGAATGCACGATGCGGCGTGGAAGCCTGAACGGTTGATTGAAGGCTTACGCTATGGTACTGACTCGGCCGTGAATCGGGGTTCGTGAACGGTGGGTACGATGAGGGCGACGAAAAATCACCATCAGCAAGGTCGGCGAGAAAATTATCTTCGATTTCGGAAGCAAGGAGTGAGTTCTCTAAATCGGCGTTATGCAAAGACTCGGGGTGGTCATTTTCCCAGGAACCTATTGGCGGAAGCTCAATGtgtgttgatgatgcgcTCGCTGGTTCTCCCCAAGGTGATGTTTGGATATTCTGGGGTGGAGGGGAGTGGGAGGGCCTCGGCCGTTGGGTGGTTGCTAACGGGCTTGGAGTTCGATAAGTACGGAGGCGAGAGTTGGAAATCAATGGTGGCAAAGAGAAGTACGGTAGAGGTAAAgacgatgatgctgttgtctGGCGAATGTGGGAGCGGCTcgcaccaccaccaccactgttgcttctgctgctgcgattgccgctgctgccactggcactggcactggtAGTGGCACTGATTTCATCAATCTCCAAGTTGATTGTCCTCTGAGAACGCGAACGCGGTTGTGTATTTGGGTGTggagctccagctccagcaaaaTCAGGAGGTGACACTATCCTCGTGGTGGTTGACATGGAGATTGTGATCGGAGGAGAGTAATAGTCGTTTGCCGAGTTCAAAAACAAGTCCGCGTTGCCTATTTCAATCGGTTACAAAGGAACGTCAGGAGTTGACTTGCTACCGTGGAATCCGTGGGGACATTGGCTTCGGCTAGAGCGTAGCAGAAGCAAGAAGAGACAAAGGCAAGGCAATGCAAGAAAAGGAAACAGTGTCCAAAATAGTAGGTAGAGAAGTGAAGACGAGTTTTGAATTTCTAACCTTGCAACATATAAGAGAGTAGAGAATCCATATACAAGAATTCTTGCTCCATTGTTGGTGGGCGTCAATGTCACGGGAAGGGGAGAAATGGTACAAATAGCGTGGAGATGCACCATTCTTTAAACCACCCACTCACTGAACCCGGCCTGGCTTTGGGCGGGCCTCCTTGGGTTGAGCTTGGACTCGGGCTGTAGGATGTGAGTTGAAACCAGAAGCTTGGCTGGCTGagagtggaagaagggatGAAACAGCCCAGGTCAATACAAAGACACAAAGACGCGCGATATATCAAGAGCAGGGAGAGTAACAAGGGCTCTTTGTATCGCAAAGGACATCCCatgcagcagatgatggaagGGTAAAGAAGTCGGGGTCACCAAAAGGATGTCGGGCAACAGACAGTATGAGAAATAAATAACATCCATATAGACACACAGAATAACTCAACCGAACTCAAATGACCGGCTGCGGGAGCTGAGCCGAGCTGATGTGAATGGAAGTGACCGTGAGCCAACGAGGGGTCTCGGCCCTGTCAGTAGGAAGCCTCTTATTACCAGAAAACATCCATGCCTGCTGAGCAACCCTAGATTATCACCTACCTACTGTCTGGCATCCTCCCTAGGTATGTACCTAACCTTATCTTACCCACCTCATTCACTGTTGTCTAGGTACAGAGTATGGGCTTTAGCAAAACAAACATCATTCGCTCTCTTTGTCCACTCAACACAACCTCCACGTAGCAGCAGTCGATTTGACTGTTGACAGCCACAGTCAAAAGGCACCTGACTCTGGCGATATCGTCAGATATCGAGACTCGGATATGCATACTTTTTTCCAGTGTCATCATACCACCATCACTCGGACGATGGCGTTCGCGTTTGCCTTGGACAAGTTCGGGTCCCTGCATGATGCATATCGCAATAGGCCTCGACGATACATTTCAAGCGCGAGTGATACCAGAATTTGCTCAAGTCGATGTTTCCATTCAACACAACTCAATGAATACTGGTGCTCTGTGTTGCAAATCGTATTCATGGCAATTTCCATTGCTTTGTGGGGTGGGATACACGAGTCCAGGCGCCACCAAAACTCTTTCCAGCATCAGGAACCTTTAGCTGAACTGGGGACTCCTTCGAGGGATGAACGGGGATTCCCTCTAGTGTTTAGTCTCATATCCTGACTTTCAAGCTAACAAGCTTTCATCTTGATAACACAAGGGTAGGTTGAAAGGACATTTTCAAGCTGTTGTGGATGGTCTTGGTGAGTTTTACCACTCCATCGTTCAACTACAAGACAGCGTGAAGATACCCAAGCATTCATCGTACGAGATTCATATCTCCCATTATTAGCAGACAAGCCCTCTGAAGTGCTTTTTATACAGTACAACAACACCCATAGGTATCTTCAGGGACATCAAAACCAGTACTAAAGTCTAACCAGTAGTATGCATAACTTTTCGTACGCCAtactactaggtacctaaggaAAATTGCAAGATGTGCGACGTTTGTAGCAAATCACCACATGCAAAAAGATTTGGCCACTGCCTGGTACTTCAAGACACCATCGGTTATCATGCATTCTGCCATATCTCTTCTTTTACAAACCCTACCTCGCAAGCTTGCTTCAAACCATGCCCCTCCATCTTTTTAGACCCTCTAGACCCTTTGCATCCCATTCCCCACTCCTATCTGAAGCACATGGAAAAGACCCACCAAGAATGCACGGCGTCATCCACTTAACAGGGGTGTCACCTCACTAATTTGGTCAAGATTCATCCGAATGCCAAATTCATCATCTAGGGCTATCTCTTGCTTCTATCAAACCACAGCCTGGATATAGACGAAACACTACCGATACATCCTAGCGGATCAACTACAGTATCAGAAGCCGTGATGCTATCGTGCTGCACCTAAGTATGCTCATATCGGCTGCTGCTCAGCCGTTGCGCGGTTCCACGCCCAGCTTCATCCGAATTGCTCGACACCACGCTTTTCGTCGTCATGCTTTGCGCGCTCATGTCCGATGGCTGGCTGCTGCCGCCGACAACGTCAAATCGAACCCGAAGGGCACACTTGCACGTAAGAAAGGATGGATCATTCACAACCCTACCAGACTAACTTTATAGCAGTGCCCTCCGAAGCTCGATATAACGAGATAGGCGTCCAGCAACTCAGCTCTCACATATTTGATCAGATTTTCCCTGATGGTCTCAAACCTCCACCACAAGAGCTGGTCGAGTTATCGAGAGACCATCTAAGGCGCCATGACTTGCTTGGAAAGAATACCGATAAATCCGAACCCATAGCTTTCGATCTTCCCCCTCTCCAAGGGCGCACACTAGACGAACATTTTCACAAACTCGGACTAGATTGCGCCGAACCGTATCTGGCATATGCAAAAGAGTTCGCCCGCGCCAATCCACCACCAAAGCCTCGAAAATGGATACATCAAAGCGGTTGGACGAAATATTACCCCGATGGTCAGACCGAAAAAGTCGATGCtcctgatgaagagatgTTGTCGTTTGACACGGAAGTTATGTGGAAAGTCAGCCCCTTTGCTGTGATGGCCTGCGCTTCCAGCCCGACTGCCTGGTATGCGTGGCTTTCGCCGTGGCTGCTAATGGAGACCACCAATGATCGACAATTGATTCCATTAGGCGACCCGAATAAGGCCAAAATTATTGTTGGACACAACGTTGGCTTCGACCGAGCGCGGGTATTGGAGGAGTATAGTGTCAAGCAGACTCGAAATGCCTTTCTCGACACAATGTCGCTCCACGTCGCTGTAAACGGTATGTGCTCTCAACAGCGGCCTACCTGGATGAGACATAAAAAGAATCGAGAACTACGGGATCAAGTTGCGAGCAAGACTCCGGACCATGATTTAGCGGTATTGATGACCAGTGGTAtgcatgatgaagaagagctctGGGTTGAACGAAGTTCCGTTAACTCTCTCCGTGACGTCGCCAAGTTTCACCTCAATATTTCGATTGACAAAGCTCTTCGCGACGACTTCAGCGAATTGGACCGGGAAAGGATCCTGGAGAGACTAGACCAGCTTCTGGACTATTGCGCTGCCGACGTGTCAGTCACTCATCGTATTTACCAGATTGTTCTCCCCAACTTTCTAGAGACCTGTCCACACCCTGTCAGTTTCGCAGCCCTCCGGCACCTTTCGTCCGTCATTCTTCCTGTTGATAAGTCGTGGGATGCGTATATCACCAATGCCGAAGCTACCTACCACAAGCTCAATGACGCCGTTGAGGAACGACTTATTGGTCTTACTGATAAGGCGTTGGAGATCAAGGACGAGCCTGAGGCGTACACAAATGACCCCTGGATGCAGCAACTCGACTGGTCAGGTCAAGAGATCAAAATGGTCAAAGGCAAGCGGAAGCACGACCCCCCAAGACCTGCAGCTAGGCAGAAGAAACCGGGTATGCCCAAGTGGTACAAGGACCTGTTTCAATCCAACGATGCCCCTATCAACATCACTGTTCGAACGCGAATCGCTCCTCTGTTACTAAGACTAGCTTGGGACGGGCACCCGCTATTCTGGTCTGACAAATATGGTTGGTCATTTCGCGTACCACGAGTGGAAGCCTCGAAATATGCAGCCAAACAAATGGTCGAATGCAAGTTCGACGAGAAAGAGATCCATCTACGTGATGACCATGCCCATACCTACTTCAAACTCCCTCATAAGGATGGCCCGACGGCTCGCTGTGCGAACCCAATGGCAAAGGGCTATCTGGCTTACTTTGAGAGCGGCGTTTTGTCCTCCGAGTACTCATATGCTAAGGAGGCTTTGGAAATGAACGCATCATGTTCTTATTGGATCAGTGCAAGGGACCGCATCAAATCTCAAATGGTTATCTATCAAGAGGACCTTCCGCATGACATGCAAGCTGAGACTGGGCACGAAGGCGAGAAGCCCAGTACTAACGGCTTTATCTTACCACAAATCATCCCAATGGGTACTATAACTCGCAGAGCAGTGGAGAATACCTGGCTTACCGCTAGTAATGCCAAGAAGAATCGAGTGGGCTCTGAGCTCAAGGCAATGGTGAAGGCGCCTGAAGGCTACTGCTTTGTGGGAGCAGATGTTGATTCGGAGGAGCTTTGGATTGCCAGCCTTGTCGGCGACGCAACCTTCAAGCTTCACGGCGGAAATGCTGTTGGGTTCATGACCTTGGAAGGCACAAAGGCTGCCGGCACCGATCTTCATTCGCGAACCGCTTCGATTCTTGGCATTACCAGGAACGATGCCAAAGTTTTCAATTATGGTCGGATCTATGGCGCTGGCCTGAAGTTCGCAGCGACTTTGTTACGGCAGTTTAACCCCAATCTGTCGGAAAAGGAGACACTGGAGACGGCTTCGAAACTATATGCCAATACTAAAggcaccaagaccaaccgCAAGGTGCTCTACAAACGACCCTTTTGGAGAGGCGGCACCGAGTCATTTGTCTTCAACAAGTTAGAAGAATTCGCCGAGCAAGACAAGGCAAGGACGCCAGTATTGGGAGCTGGCATCACTGAAGCTCTTATGGGACGATACATCAGCAAAGGTGGTTATCTAACATCGAGAATCAACTGGGCTATCCAATCATCAGGTGTTGACTACCTCCATCTGCTCATCGTTTCCATGGACTACCTGATCCGCAGGTTCAACATTGATGCTCGGCTTGCTATCACAGTTCACGACGAAATTCGCTATCTAGTCAAGGATACGGACAAATACCGCACTGCACTTGCTCTGCAGGTCGCCAACCTGTGGACCCGTGCCATGTTCTCTCAGCAGGTCGGCATTGAGGACCTTCCTCAGTCATGTGCTTATTTCTCTGCTGTGGACATTGACCATGTGTTGCGCAAAGAAGTGGACATGGAGTGCATCACGCCGAGCCACCCAACCCCTATTTCCCCTGGAGAAAGTATGGACATTAGCACACTTCTGGAGAAGGGAGAAATTGCAAGACTAGATCCTGATATCGTTCCGGATGCAAAGCATGCTCCCAGACTAGATCAGATCGAGTATACTCCCCGAGTACCTATTATGCAGGGTATTCAGGAGTCAGCACAAGAAACAATCCCCTTCCTCAAGGCCCAAATCGTCAGCGACGACGCAGAACTTCGAGAAATTGTCAAAGACGTCCAGAAAGCCAAACTAGCTGCAGCGCCGAAGAAAGACAAGCCGTTAAGTAGGAGAGAATTGCAGAGTGTGTTACCTTACAGAGCATACCCGAGACTGGTTCCGATGGAAGAACCTGTCTCTGTATCGGAGGCCCTGAAAGTCAAACCCGACGCCTACGAGAACAGAAAAATGACATGGCCGAAATACTCGGGCAAGAGCTGGAGCCAAAACTCGAGGATGTAAACCCACCCACGCCGGTGAGGCAACTCAGGAGAGCGTAGTTGTATATTCCTTTCGTAAATTTTGTTTGGCGATGTATTATAGTTACTCATGCGGAGACGTCTATTTGGTTGTATGAATATGTATGATTGCATCTAGGTCTGGGTCTGGTGTTTAGTGTTGGGTTGGGTTTGGGGGGTCTGAGGATGGGTTTCAGGGGCGTTTAGCGAAAACGAAAAGGTCGGGGCTGCTGTACTATGTATATCTGCAAACCATATGTGCAACTTTTTGCGTTAAGCTTTAATTGTCATGTTAGTTGATACCATAGATTGCTTTACTGAAATGTTGCTTCGCCATATTGCTTGCCGACTTCATATTGAAGCTACAGAAGGTAGACACTAACTAAGGGTGACCGGGTGAAGGCTTGGCGATGGAAGGATCAAAGATTGACCCCTGTAGCACATCAAACGCCTCGTGTTGGGTAATGTGTATTACTGGTATTGGCTTGATTATCCTGGGCACGAAGAGGCTAGGCAGAGCCTCACTTGAATGTTCTCATAAATCCATCAGCCTGGACATGACAGTCGAAAACCAGGGCCTCATTTATATGCACTTGAATCACACAGGGTGTGGTTGCCTCTCTTGAGCCTCCAAATTGAGTGGAAAACAAGCTCATGTCTAAAAGCGTGATGACGAAAGTGTCCCGCGCTAAGTGGGAAAGGTCTCCACTAAAGGCTCCTCGTCATCCCTCATCGCATGTTTGGCTTTCCTTATGTGTTCCTTCATCAATCTCATTTCAACGAGATCACAAAGAAGCTGTACATCGATCAGGGGAGGTTTACCCCTTCCGATTATTTCTCTCATTGACTTGCTTCTCTGAATCTTTCTTGCGCCCCCAATATTATTCACTTCTTGTGCTGTCTTCACAACGCTAGACCTGTCACGAGCCGAACGATCGACCCCTCAGTAACTAGGTATAGCTTGTCAAACTTCTCGGACCGTTTCGATCGAGCTAGTATAAGACGAATACTATCGATCGCTGCATAGCAGTTACTGGGAAAGAACACTGCACATTTGTTGTTCATTCAGCATCATGGTGTCCGTCGACGAAGCTATTGAAAGACTCAAGGAGACTCGGCCCCCGGCCACAGACGCCTTGACATACCTCACCATAGTCGAAACGAATCTATCCCCCGAAGTTCTCCCAACTCTAGAGGAGATTCTCGAAGATGCTGAGCTTACGCGCGATATTGGCTGGGACCTCGTGGAGATGCTGATCTCCGTCCCTGGTAGCCAAGGTTGCCTCGAGACCGTTGCCCGCCTTGGGAACCCCCGCGAGGTCATTATCAAGGTGCTCGAAGTGCTTGACTCCAAGGCCGAATCTTCTGAGGCTGGTGATGCCTCTGCGAGCGCAAGTTTCATCACTCTGGTTGGCATGCTGGGCATCCTCCATAGAAGACTGCAGGTCAAGGCACCATC is part of the Fusarium fujikuroi IMI 58289 draft genome, chromosome FFUJ_chr07 genome and encodes:
- a CDS encoding related to nucleoporin, with amino-acid sequence MAEITALDALQAFHQGLLSLREGRVEGAEALGNEFLVQVFETELGKLWDKPARKGDNRNAVKSGKVVIDGDKYSINDNFQQDVLTFSDEVELDELESTRCLLESQEDPDTLGRSLLECAIIRFHQQRKYVLDIVRLLLELEGLDDDLADTEALESVKLYVAERLLQPSMGADATKRIVPRCMASMKEIKAWLQKIGDKIAAAQTLGQTTTGGISEQMETIEFSRVSLMQQHELLGVILCRSIEMRQGSTQDFLDFVSVLQKVDRYDALLVHLIPSIGAYISVFGSAEGGYDLIKARELNGKLFPADSPLWPLSQLQAAFRAWWLAEYSGFYVDDPPEAAIPPNTDLDEEDRQRSKAFLESLKDGSFDFLLSIAADVKSPDWHDPVRAGMRKWLQRKSPALAPDAIPFADFFQLTLMLQLEVFVDGFISNLPDVLRKLRVEEDEQRQSSQTHEQDLDLERFLLVIAYAYEGRPDAAMNFWSDPDSNLAGFMHWASRRASTPLVTAFCEMLQAISENEECASAAHEFLMDEGHHSSGKMRKSQSLTWAQIFRELDFFSAKIRQKPTPPQTIRYRNEKMSSDQAETEPESAMMLECYLRLISKLASESEITRQFLLHNPNYSLVETLYELASSPIPPRLRGCTFMALRALMARKSLQEGILMWNCLDTWITGGYASHPITRQAQQSPIVSMDRIFDEISSGFEDPESFIQLLLSLISPAIDSSPLNDGLPFPENLGSASRMPGIEVYVDFVMGLVFATKANDLQDVNQTRVLRLSCLEFILVCLNTFNEDLIIMANETNINVDGVIATTDLATYVRMHPFARVMEWMFNDKVMAALFNTIHQEPVDVGNAAPDSPLILGILRAVEVISKVLDLQATYLELVRPIIKLQSNQRRPPVSNAAFASFEDGLVTRLNLVVDLGNYCGIGHPDLTLACLKLLEKMSSSSKITAVWSGSNRQMHRNKAIVALEANGEHEAISRSFVSELITPLEIGREADSPAYVTKIYILDFLYQCLQETPRKPTIAHLLLGFKCGIDSLSVDVKGAFASRTSLFHTLLRLLLEAPSGDAQGMRQWLIAIKSRVMRILHILWSSPLSAPVVVEELRENEILFHLLLRETVINPDLSWEGENVAMVQFPVTDGAVALIDFLSLRSMGLEYIAMELCSIAQNRMPSVKRRIFEALNGQIIGEGNTPIPIPTIFDLYDFLLPEGVWEIPLPPLQYYKNIDLSACLENDADSNPIYNLERVKEVLLLKRGEAQGSGALVAAQDLAAIEREEGMIIEYLISSNRQKQLTTQSLKVLKTWTKLLLVMIESNDFKGSAQTSFFLQALQSILPSLEAFASERPDEAFELARLAKVLLFKLDLSASADDKQGSAIGNLVSDKLFQLFQICLQAIGKWAGTPELRSVYYGICYRYLTGMADQGSLISNRPKTIKTIQVYGERLINVICDDAYGGEAQCQTAALILLNALVSLGRQESDDHVVETLNRLNFIGVMVDSLRNIMQEWHEVFTSGTSEQQNYQNARLALLLELAQTRSGAKYIIHSNLFRSLEDSGLFGADPELQINNTNPRALEQHYGLLAQVVRIIGAALVSRGSHNVVQGRKFLTEHRMLVTHTLKRSAGIGSGNADEGLDQNIEELAEGLMVIIAATRFLEFENEVLPEPKQQSHGLFH